In the Telopea speciosissima isolate NSW1024214 ecotype Mountain lineage chromosome 6, Tspe_v1, whole genome shotgun sequence genome, AATCCGAGGTCAAAAACATGTCCAGAATCGCCGATGTGCCATTGGAGCAACGCGACCCGGCACAGTCCAATGCTCGGCACGATCCCGATTCGTTACGACACTGTTGTAATAGGATCCCCCGGAAGTCGTTCTTGATTGCCTTACGTGCCGCTCCGGCGAAGCAGAGGAGGGTCGAGCGGTTGCGTGATCTCACGAAGTCCTGCCATTGCCGAATGTCCAATTCAGTCCGGGGGTGGAACCCGGTAGGGTAGGGGACACCGACATCAAAGTAATCCCAAGGGTTCCGCTCGATGAGGAGGCGCGTGATATTTCTCATCGCCGGCAGGTAGATGCACCTCGAACCCCAGTCGCTGTCTTTGGACCTCCGGAAATCCCAGGTGATGCGGCCCATCATCAGGAAGTGatcccaaccattggatcggtTCCAGAAGGGTTGTTCCTTTACCCATTTGAGCATCGTCTCGCAATGATAATCACGATCGTGAGTGCTGGAATTGGACCAGAGATACTTACCGACGGCAAGCCCCGGGTAGAAAGGAAGGTAGAACGCAGAGGCGGAGTTCGGGTCAAGGGTTCGACAATGATGCCCTAAAATACGGTTGTGGAAGATTATCTCCGAAGCGAACTGATCAGTCCAGTACCATGTAGGGATCAGATTCTTCGGCACGATTCCGTCAAGCCCCGTGGCTCTCCGTCCGAAACCGCCATTGGAGACTGCGTCGCAGCGAGACTTCCAAGGATCCAAGTCTTGACA is a window encoding:
- the LOC122665002 gene encoding xyloglucan galactosyltransferase XLT2-like gives rise to the protein MLSVPESPHHLQSLFLKTPKTPDSPDRKKPALYSIHVYISTHPKAWLIFSILLLQLLILLIVRFLPVSLSLRQFSPPSHVVGNSSSKDRCSSGKVYVYDLPPMFNRDLSDNCQDLDPWKSRCDAVSNGGFGRRATGLDGIVPKNLIPTWYWTDQFASEIIFHNRILGHHCRTLDPNSASAFYLPFYPGLAVGKYLWSNSSTHDRDYHCETMLKWVKEQPFWNRSNGWDHFLMMGRITWDFRRSKDSDWGSRCIYLPAMRNITRLLIERNPWDYFDVGVPYPTGFHPRTELDIRQWQDFVRSRNRSTLLCFAGAARKAIKNDFRGILLQQCRNESGSCRALDCAGSRCSNGTSAILDMFLTSDFCLQPRGDSFTRRSIFDCMVAGSIPVFFWKRTAYYQYEWFLPGDPASYSVYIDRNKVKNGTSIRRVLEGFSREEVRRMRETIINYIPKFVYGEPNEGLDGIKDAFDVAIDGVLRRFTEHWRYKW